The Miscanthus floridulus cultivar M001 chromosome 7, ASM1932011v1, whole genome shotgun sequence genome includes a region encoding these proteins:
- the LOC136467807 gene encoding uncharacterized protein, whose amino-acid sequence MEKAGQRHLIGGGAGKKVGPAAAPALGLQKQNSWSPDIERDEAWERRRRGMRRGGTSLRRVRSVTDDDLDELRGCIDLGFGFEPAPAGSGSGCAACGCAGRNRLLETLPALDLYYAVHGGAGGAEGLTCSCGAASEVSSEESPLGSPMSILSLGDPPETVKMRLKQWAQVVALSTLSRH is encoded by the exons ATGGAGAAGGCGGGGCAACGCCATCTTatcggcggcggcgccgggaaGAAGGTGGGGCCTGCCGCGGCGCCCGCGCTGGGGCTGCAGAAGCAGAACTCGTGGTCGCCGGACATCGAGCGCGACGAGGCGTGGGAGCGCCGGCGCCGGGGCATGCGCCGCGGAGGCACATCGTTGCGGCGCGTCCGGAGCGTCACAGACGACGACCTCGACGAGCTCCGCGGGTGCATCGATCTGGGGTTCGGCTTCGAGCCGGCCCccgccggctccggctccgggtgCGCGGCGTGCGGCTGCGCCGGGAGGAACCGCCTCCTGGAGACGCTGCCCGCGCTCGACCTCTACTACGCCGTCCACGGCGGAGCGGGCGGTGCGGAGGGATTGACGTGCTCGTGCGGTGCCGCGTCGGAGGTATCCTCCGAAGAGTCGCCGCTCGGCAGCCCCATGTCCATACTCTCTCTAG GCGACCCGCCGGAGACGGTGAAGATGCGGCTGAAGCAGTGGGCGCAGGTGGTTGCGCTGTCCACGCTCAGCCGCCACTGA